The following DNA comes from Triticum aestivum cultivar Chinese Spring chromosome 3D, IWGSC CS RefSeq v2.1, whole genome shotgun sequence.
CCGTGTTGCCGGACTCATCTAGGATGGACTGGAGGGGATCCTCGACCTCAGGTTGTCCTCGGAATCGGCGTGCTGCACTGCATACCAGTGGTCCAACTACTCTTGATGTCGTCGGCCTCTTCATGCGTGCCTCCTCGTCCAACTGCCTTGCCTCCTTCGCCGTGAGCTTGACCTAGTCTGGCCTTGGGCGAAGTGACATTGGGAGAACGAGAAGTGGTGTAACCGGAGAAGGAAAGGGAAAGGGAGAAGGTGGAGAGGGGAAGTGGAGTAGTGGATAGGGACAGGGAGGCGCCAACCTCTTAATGTTGTGGGCGGGAGGCCGGCGGGAAAATGTGGCGGGAACGGGCGCATGCAGTTGGACACGTGGTGGCGGCCATTAAATGGCTCGTTTCCCTGTGATATAAGTGGCTACGAGATTCGTACGTGCGACTGCACCATTGGAACAGAAAGAAGAGAGAGGAAGAGGCCGCGTGGGCGGGTGACGAGAGAGGTGAAACTTCCCGCACGAGTGGTTAGGTTTGGATCGTGCTCCAAAACACCAAAACATCGGCCCCAACCTCCAAATATGGAGGCTATGAACCTGGTTTTGGAGTGCGTTGCATATTTTGGCGATCCAGAACCATATGGCGACTGGTTTTATCTGTTGTTTCGCCGTAAACGCGGTTATTTTGGTAGTCGGATCCTTTTGGcaactctgctagagttgctctaagttcAAGTATTGTTTGAATCATTTGAAATGTGAGAGTGAACCTCAAGCAGATTTTCTGCCTCAGGGTTATGTGTTTTGGTAGCTGTGAACAACTAGCTATTCCTAGTTACTAGAACAAATGATCTGGAACTAATTATACTCTAGGTCCTCATATTTGTTTTTGCGTGGACGCCTGAAAGGAAGGATCATTCCTTCTCTTTTAGTTGTCAAAACAAAGTGAACTGACAATCCCTATAACACATATTGCAGACAAACCATCGTATCACTACAAGGATACAAAGGCGCATTTATGGGCATGCTACTAATGTGGCTATCAGACCTTTAGATGAGGAGAAGGCAGTACAAGTTGCTACAGATCTCATTGGAGAAGGCTTCATCTTTTCGGTATTTTCTAAGCCATTGTTTAACTTTATGTACCTTGCTGTAATACAAGCAATTGAAAATTCACCAAACAGTAATAGCCTTATGCTATGTCTCTGGTTGTAGGTTGCTGTCGCTGCTTTAATTTTCGAGGTGCAAAGAAGTGCTAGGTCAGAGGCTAGAAAGGAGGAAGCTCGTAAACAGGAACTTGAGGTAGTACTGTATATATTTTTCACTTTATTATATTATTTCTCTACATTGTCTTACTTCTTTGCTTAGTTCACTGAAATCAGTTAAATGGACTATGCTAACATGTCCATGCATGCCACGTTCGCTATTCAGTCCTATAGCGGTTAATTTTTATCTTGAGAAACACCGCACACCAGAAAACCGTATCTATAAGCCCCTATTGTGTAGCCATCGGACAGACTCAGTGCTAGAAGCTCCCACACCAGGTGGAATCTGGGGAAGGATTATACAAGGCAAGCCATAGAAATAGAAGAAGTTATACTTAAATTCTTCAGATAAAGCTCTTTCCATTGCACATTTTGTGTTAACCAAGTTTATTAAATGCACAATTTGATACATTCGCAGATATTAGGATGTCTCTGGTGTCTTAAGAACACAGGATTTTACTAGGGATATTTTTGAACTAAATCTCAAGCAACCCCTCATCCAAACATCCTGATTAAGTCACTACCAGAAACTGATCATATTATCATTCCTAATTTGTTGTATCAGGTGATAGTTCGTACATGTTATGTTACTATCAGCCTATCAGGTCAAAATTCATACATGGAATGGACATGCAGATACTAATTTAATATGCTAGAAGATTTTATTCAACCATCTCGCCACCATCTTGAACGCCTCTCTTCTGAAAACATGTGGAAGTATGTAAATACCTGGGAGGCTAGGAATTAACCCAATAAGCATACAAAAGGTACTAATGACGACGACCACAGGCTGTTCTTTCCATTTCCATCTGCGTTGGTCATAGTTATAGAGAATGGCTAGGGCCTACAAAATTTAATCTAGCAAATCATATTACCTTTATATGGTTGACAAATATATTTTCGATGGGTGGAATGTACAAGTTGGAGAATGATGGGGTTGATAAGATAAGTGCAACTATCACATGTTATAGATTTTGCAACTTATTGTTTAATTGGCATTTGCTCAAATATGGGGGGAGAGGAAATCAAATTGATGAAGCTGCACAAAACTGAGCAAATTCAGAATTATGCTAATTACGAAAGAGATTTCTGCAATTTCTATTTGTTTCGTATATTCTTTTAAATCCCATACAGTCGATTAGAATGTTGGTATATTAAAATAATAGCATTTTGGGTAATCGACAGTAGAGTAGTTTATTAAGTTAATGCCTCGTGGCAAGTTAATGTTGTACACATAGGTTTCGATTAGAACACATATGTTCAATTGTTTTCCTTCCCAGTTTATAATGTTTTTCACTCATCATAGGTTTGATTATATACATAGGCTTCGATCATATGATTTAGCTTAATGTTTTTCACTGATCCACAGGAACTGAGACAAAAGGAAGAGATTTTAGCTAAAGATTTAgaagatctcaagctgaagctggctGAACTTGAGCGCCTCGCCAAAGGCCGGGGCCTTTCTGGAATATTGAACTTCAAAGGTGTCAATGCAGCAGATAGCAGCAAGGAAGCAACACCTGCTTGATTTATCGATTCAACTTTGGTCAGGAGAAAGGGGGATGTTGTGTTGTTGAGTTTATGCACAAAGCACCTCACAATTGGCTAATTGGTTTCTTCTGTCACAGTTCTTTGATATTATAGCCATGCCCATTCTTTGGGTGAATGGATCAAATTTTATGGTGGTTGATCCATTAGACATCCTGAAATAATAGAGTGATTGTGTGAGGAAAAAGCCCGGGTACTTTTGGGTAAGTGACCGCAGAACAAGATATAAAGATGAATGTATTCTTACTTTGGGCCTTTGGCTCGCTAACACATAAGTGAGAAGTATGATTGTGCTGTGGGCTCCCAACAGATTATTATCCGAAATTTCTCCTCAACCATGTATGTCGGTGGTCCATTGTGAGAGACTGATACCAAGGCAGAATGAAACGGTTTGTTTCACCTGATTCTATTTTTTTTTGCTGAACACATATGTGAGCCGTGGACTTGTAAACGATTAATCATAATGTTGTGTTGTACGGAGTATAATTGAAGATGGCCTCTCCATTTTTCTGAAGAAGACATGTACAACTGATGTCATGTTCTTTTCTGCTGATGCATTCTGGAAGGATTGCTGTTCAGGTACAAGATGTACACATCAGTGCTTTCTTATTTTCTTAGTTTAGTGGATCACACATGTCTCATCTTGCAGTGTTTCCTTGAATAAAAATGCATTTTTGTATTGCATAGAAACTGAAGACACGTGTTGCATGAGTTACTCCATGCATGCGTCACGTGACATAATTGCATGGTCTGTGAAATGAAACTACTACGTGTACTGAACTACTGATTATATGTGTGGTTTTGCGCGTATGCTTTTGTACAATGTATCAGTAGAAGTTTCCATGGGCCTATCTATTTGTTCGGTGAAATCTTCCTGTGAGCAACCTACAAAACCGCAAACCCTACTTCCACCTTACTATCTTTGGGAGCGCATATATACGCGTAGAATCGTACACACGCATCTCTCTCCTCTCTACACTGTGTTGCGTAGCCCGGACCGACATGACCGGCGGCGTGAACGGCaacggcggaggcggtgggggcggcggcggggcgtgcgCGGTGTGCAAGCACCAGCGGCGCAAGTGCGAGCCCAACTGCGAGCTGGCCGCCTACTTCCCGGCCAACAGGATGAACGACTTCCGCGCGCTGCACCTCGTCTTCGGGGTGGCCAACCTCACCAAGCTCATCAAGGCCAACGCCACCGAGGcggcgcgccgccgcgccgccgagacGCTGACGTGGGAGGCGCGGTGGCGCGAGCGCGACCCCTCCGAGGGGTGCTACCGCGAGGTCTCCTGCCTCCGCCGCGAGAACGCCGTGCTGCGCGCCGAGAACGCCGCGCTCAGGCGCCGGGCCGACCAGTGCGCGTGCTGTGTCACCAcgttgcagcagcagcagcagcagatatTGCTCGTCTCGGCTTACAACAACGGCGCCCGGCCCCCCGGCGGCGTGCTGCACGGGGCCAGCGCCGGAGTCGTGCCCGGCGGCTTCTACAGCGGCAATGCCGGCGCCGTCCGCGCCGCCAATGGCAACGGGGCGATGCCCGCGCGCCCTCACGTGTCAGCTCCGGCGCCGCAGACGACGATGGTCGGATGCGCGCAGGGCGACCGGCACCACGCCGCGTCCGGCGGAGCGAACGGCGCCGGCGCGCCGAGGCCCGGGGCAGCTGGTCAGGCGGAGCCCAGGGAGAAGAGCAGCGCGAGGTAAGTTGAGGACGCTTCTCATTCTTCCGTTGAGGTGGAGGTTTGCATTGCATGGTGGATATATATATGGGCTTCTTCTATGCGTTGTGTTTTTGCAACTGCAGGTGTGACGCTCAGCGCACAGCTAGCTAGCAGTGGGCTATGGGAGAAGATGAAGGCAGAAATTCAACCGTTTCATATGAAATTCATGTCCTAAGTAGGAAAAAGCCCTAAGTGTTGGTTTTGGaataaaaagtactccctccgtcccataatataatagtgtcaaaaacgttcttatattatgggacgaagggaataCTAGCTttactcttttttttcttcttctgcttGAGCAGGACATCTAAAGTTCAAAGTGTAAAAACTCAGCTTTGTATAACTGGTGATTCATTTAATTAGAAGCCAGAAGATGATTCATGCAGTTTAGAGACTTTCAAGCTATACTTGTTGATTTAAGCAGCTGGTCATCCTGCTGCAAATCTAGAACCTCAGTTGCATTCAGTATTATCCATTCAGGAAAAGCACATGAACTGGAGTAGTACACCTCACAAGTCACAAATACTATAGGGACTAAAAACACAGGAACGGAGAGAGTAGCTTTGGAGGGACAGGAGGAGAGGCATTGCCTTAATGTATTGCTACTCGATGAAATCAATAAGATTATCTAAACTCCTGAGTACGGGCCCTGGTGAAACTGATAAAGATTTCTCCCCAAATGTGACCGAGAAAAAACTTATGAGCGCACAAATTCTATGTCGGCACAAACTGGAGATGACTCACGATAGCAAAGCGCTCAGACCGGTTGGATCAAACTGAGAGTGCATGACAAGGGTCATGGTTCATTCAAATCAACAATGACACAAATAAATGTGTCCAATATTTTCTCAAGTAGTATCAAATATCAGCATGCGGATGGAGATGCATGTTATATTCGATATTTCTAATAGGAACAGAATATTAGGATTCCTTGTGCTACAACCTCAAAAGAAACTGAAAATTCTACACTCAAGCCATATAACTCAGATGTTCACCAAAACCAAGCAGGATACTGCGGGAACAGCCATAGGGATTTAACGAGTCTCATCGGGTACTGCTGCTTCACCCTCTCTTACCAAACCAGCATCACCATTGCTAATCAAGAGGAACCAAGATAAATATATCAGTCAATTCATATGAGCATGACATTATAACCAGCAAGATTGCAACAAAACATCACAGTAGGTTTAAGCTAGGAGACCTCACCTTGACTGACCAGAGCCTTGCAGTGAGGGTGAGTCAACTTGCATTGTTACAGGGCCATCATTTACCAATGAAACCTGCAAAAGTTCCCAATTGACATGCATTCTGGAAAGTGTAATGTGAGACAAGTCAGTTATAGCATCTGTTACTGGGGGGCACCTTCATCATTGCTCCAAAAATGCCATCTGCCAAGAAGAGATGAAGTAGGGACAATTGTCAGGAATAGGTTCAATGCGACAGTGACTTCTAGCAGGGATCCTTCAAATGTACAGGAACAGATAGCAAAAAAACAGAAATAGCAGCCTCAATATTGTATTATGCGAAAACCATATAATCAATAAACTGGCATACTCATGGCAAGGTATCAGGGGAGTACAAATCTGAACAAGAAGAAAGTATTCTTAACTTACTAATAATATAACAGAATATGCCGTAAATTGAGTTTTTACTTTATAATGGAACAGTCGGACAGTCCGTGCAGGAACATTGAGAAATATGAGAAAGTATCCATACATCGGTTACCATGTGAAAACCTCAATAGGAATACAGGTGAACTTATGTAAAGAAGATCGATTTGATGATGAAGCACTCAAGATGGCCAACTTCATAAACGTATTATGCAATATTAGAAGCATGAACATATTACCTTTAACTGAATCAGTTTTGTACGACTTTTGAAACTTCTCGACCAAAGAAGCGTAGAAAGGTTTTGCTTTCGCAGGTGGCATAGCCACATGGAAATCTGGCTTGTTACCCTTCAGGATTCCATATAAGGTAAATTGGCTCACTGAATAGGATAACAACTTAGAAAAAGAATAAATAACAACATATCAACTGTTAAAGGTTATGCCATTGCAGATACAGAAGTAGAGAGAGCAAGTTGCATTGTATTACCTAACAGGACTTCAAAGTTCCGCTGCATAACCTGCAGAAAGTGAAACGCAAAATAAAGTTCAGGGGGTAATCAACATGCTGAATGCTCTCCTAAGCAGAATTGCTTATAGATGACTCTGAGGCTTACGCTCTGATCCCATGCTTTTCCAGTCTTCTCATTAGTAAACAGCCTCATATTCAGGACCTTCCGACAGCTACGGAAATAGAGTGTTAGCATGAAACAGACACCATCACAACGAGATATATTTACTGGACATTTCAGTATAAACAAATTCTCTGTTGTCAGAAAAGTAACGGTGACAAGTGAGTCACTGGTACATGAATTGCACAAAAGTTAAGCAAAACTTTCCAAATTACAGAGTGTCACAACAGAATCCTTCAAGCACCAGAATACAGCACCAAGTACACATCACTATTTATTGATACGCTAACGATTGTCATCTTAATCACTCAATCCACCAAAAGGAGTAATCAATTACACATCATTCACCCAGATTCCGGTGGAATACCTCCCTGCGAGAGGGAGAGGGTGCCGAGGATTAGGAGGGAGAGGTCAGAGGTGGGTTCATTACATGTAGTCGGCGTCGGAGCTGGTGTCAGCCTCGTGAACgccgacgaggacgaggaggcCCGGGCCGATCGCCGACACCACTTGCCCTTCCACCTGCTACCCCCGCAAAGACCAATCAGCGCCCACCTCTCCCAATGATTCCGTGCAGGATACAGCGGATGTGGCGAACTGAAGAGGAAGCGGTCACCTCGACGCTGGCCGAGAGGACGCGCTGCACCACGGCCCTCATTCCCTTCCTTCTGGCCTCCGCCGCGGCGAGGCTCCGAGCTTCCTGCGAGTGGGCGAGTCGCCGGAGACGGCAGTCGGCGACTGTGGTGGGCGGGTGGGCGGAGTGAGCAGCGGAGGCCTCAGCGAGGGTCGACGGGCCGGTAAAAATGCCCATGATTTATTGGGTCTAACAGGCCGGGCTTTGCCAGGATCACATTTTGGACCGGGCTTTGCCAGGATTTGCACTCTTGACATTTTTTTTTCCTGTTAGAGCTTGGCATTTTTTTGCCACTTGTTAGAGCTTGACTTAGAAATATCCAATTGTATTGTTTACTTGTTGTCAAAACACTATTTTctactccctcagtcccataatataagagcgttagtgtcaaaaacgctcttatattacgggacggagggagtattttctagGAGTAGAAAAATAGTGTTTGACTTTTGACAACATGTAAAAGATAACAGTATCATCACCAAATTTATCTCACGGCCATGAAATTTACGTGGAAAATAGCACTAATTCCATTAACATACATGAGTCTGGGTATATATATACGTACAGATTGTTTGGGAATCTTACATCTTTACACCTGATTTGTCCAGAAATCCATCTTACAACATGGTCACTCACCTAGCTACGAGTGCAGAGGCGCACAGCACACTGCTGTTCGTCACATTCTACAACCACCTCTAAGTTCTTTATTCTTCACCCATATGGACAACAAGCACAGAGAATTTTTGTACCAATTGCTGATCTTGCATCCACTCTTCTGATTTATGAAGCCCGAGTAGTATTTTCTGCCTCCACGGCAACATCCTGCACATTGCCATCTTCCGTTGTGGGATGGACATCCATCGGCTTACCCTCTATTGTAACAGGCCCTTCATTCACCACCAACTCACGTCCATACGCATCGGCCTGCTCCGGGACATCCGGCGTCTTGTCGTCCCGTCTCTTCATGGAGATCTTCCTGCTCAGTGTGCTTGTCAGTGATCTACCCGGCTCCCCTGCGTTCTTCTCCACCACCTTCACCATATCTTCTGTCAAACTTCCCGCGTCTCCTCCTTTGCTTGCATCGTCGCTGACCACAATCTTTATCGATGTCCGCTTCTCGCCAAGCTCCTTCAGGTTGGGACGTGGGGTTCGGGGGAGCTTCGGATCAAGATCCGGCGAACCTTGACGCGGGGTCCGCGGGAGGTTCGGATCAAGCTCTGGTGCACTCTGAGGACCAGGACTTGTGGGGATGCTAGGGTCAATGAGATCGCGAGAGCTCCCCTTCTTCGAGTTCCTCCGGAAAAATGAGCCCATATTGAACATACCGCCACGACCACTCTTTGGGGTAGGAGTAGGAGGGGCTTCCTTTGATATGTCAACCTCTTGGAGGATCTCCGTGTCTGGATTACGTGCCCGTCCTTTCCTGGATTCCCATGTCTGGGGAACACCAGTTCCAGGGCGATGTACATATACACCTCCAGGTTGCTCTTGTCCATCAAAGTCAATGTGCTCAACTTCATCCAGTATAACTTTCCTTTCTTCAAGCAGCTTAGCAGCATCCGACTTGCTATCAGCAGAGGTGGGCAGTGGCAGTTTCGCATCAGTTTTCGCTGGTGATTCTTCCAAACTCGTTGTTGCCTCCGTCTCCTTCAAAAACATTCGGGATAGAGTTATTCTACAATAATCATGTCCTTGTGAAGAGATGGTAATCTAGTTTTACCATTCATTGAGGTGCTACCTTGCTACCATCGTCAGATGACCACCAAAAAGGTCTTAAAAACTATGGCCTAAAAGTTAAGAATGTTATCACCAACCTCTGATACATCTTCAATCGTTATAGCCAGGTGGATCCTTCCTTTCTTGACATTCTTCAGCGATATCCATTTGTCATGTCTTTGTCCACCTCTCAGTTCATTTACGTCTACGGTACATTCTCTGTAAACAAATTGGAATTCATCATGTATTTATTTTTCTTTCAGTAAAGGACCAAATATATCTGTTCAGTAAGAAACAGCACACAAGGGCCAATTTTCAAGCCAAGATAAAACAAATGCCAGAACTCATCTTTTAGGGACCACAGCAGAATCACAACACTGCTCATTGCAAatattttttttcgagaaaacgcaagaAGCTTTGCATATCGATGCATTGATAGAAGAAAAGGTTATGTACATGTTCATTGCAAATATAGTTCTACAGAAAATTAAGGATCAAATGTCCAAAGATTGGCATTTAAAGATTTGCTAATTGCTCCTCCATGTCTCAAATACAAGACAATACATATGTTATCCTATGGATCTCCTGGTTAGAGTTTCATATAGCAAGATGAGTTCAGAAAAAAGAACATACCCAAGCGAGTCATCAAACATGTGGTCCTTATCGCGAACTTCCATAACAAGTTCATTTGATGCTTCCCACGACGTGATGGGTATCTTGAATTCCTCAAACCATTTAGGAGATAATGTTTTCCTCTGTATTTGAGTTTGGAATTTAAAAAGACCAATACGACCTCTGACATAAGGGTCCGACAGCCCTATAAAATAGAACATTAAATGTTTGAAACAAAGGATGAATAATGCAAACATTTCGACAGGGGCAGCCACAGCCGCAGGTAATTCTCACCGTTTATATCAGCTGGTTTCATGTCAAGCCCTTCCAAAATCTCAAGTTTCACATATGCAACAGGAGGTCTCTCCTCAATGTTGAACCAGTTATTTTCTGCAGAATGTTAGATATTAATGGAAAGCAAGTAGATAACATAGCAGAAAAGGGTTAGAAGATTTATCATCACAAAAAGTATTAAAATGAGAAGTATCATTCTTCCAAAAAGTAGGACAAAGTACAGATGTTATTTAACTTTAAGCACGATCATATTAGTTTTACTTGTGCCAGCACACTCAACTAAATAAACGAGTGAAAAATGTTGGTTCATATTAACTCTACACCATAGGGCGGGCCTGGCGCAGTGGTAGAGTCTCTCCACTTGTGGCCTGGAGGTCCTGGGTTCAAACCAGCCTCCTTGCAGAAATTCccttccccagaccccaccttgtgtgggagctttcaGCACTGGGTACGCCCTTTATTGACTCTACACCCTATCTGAACTACTTGATACTACTAGTATTTAGTGAAGTAATATTTCTGAAACTGTAATATTTAGACCAGCAGGAAGAAAAGACGATTTCTGATGGTGAAAGGGTCGGATGAGGATATTCagaacctcaagttcctcctccttTGCTTTCAGGAAATGTCGGGTCTCACAATTAATTTTGCCAAGAGCGAGGTAATGATCTTGGGATATTCTCAGTCGGAGGCCCAGCGGATTGCTAATCGTTTAAATTGCCACTTGGGATCCTTCCCGACGACTTACCTTGGCATGCCACTTAGTGACACACGCCTCCTGGAGAAGGATTTCCGTCCAATAATCGCCAAGCTCCAACCTAGGATGGAGCCATGGCAAGGGAGATGGCTTTCCAAAGCCGCTCGAGTGATTCTGATGAACTCCTTCCTTATCAGCCTATTGATGTATATCATGGGATTCTATAGTTTACATGAATCCCTCCATCATGAGGTCAGTAGACTCCTTTCCCGATTCTTCTGGGCGGGAGAGAACAATAAACAGAAGTACCATATGGTGAAATGGTCCGAGATCTGTAAACCTAAGGACCAAGGAGGCCTTGGGGTCATTTCCTCCAAGCGGATGAATATTGCCCTCTTATCCAAATGGCTTTGGCGGATCCAGACTGATGAAGGTGGCCTGTGGCTTGAGATTATCCGTGCGAAGTACCTTCGCGGGCAACCGCTGGCTTTCGCGCCTAGGTCTGGAGGGTCCCAATTCTGGCAATCGGTGATTCGTCTGATGCCGGTCCTGCGCATTGGGACTTCCATCAGAGTAGGTACCGGATCAGCCACCTTATTTTGGCTGGATAGATGGGCTGGTACCCGCCCCTTTGCGGAACGTTTTTTTGCGTTATTCTCGATCTGTGTCCGCCCACAGATCTCCGTGGTTGTGGCCTTGGCTAACTTAGGTGCGATTGCCTTCCGCCGTACCTTCAGGGCGGTGGAACTTGAGCAATGGGATGAATTGCTCGAGTGTATTGCCCTCCactccccctctctggagcccgaTGCGCTATCTTGGCACCTCGAGCCAAGCGGCAGATTCTCGACTAGATCCCTGTACCAGGCGATTGTTCCCACTCCTGGTCCGGTGGAACTAGCGGTGCTTTGGGAGATCAAACTCCCCTTGAAGATCCGCATATTTCTCTGGCAATGGGTTAGAGGTCACCTTCCCTCGGGCACAGAGGTCCGTAAACGTAATGGCCCTGGGGATGGCCTCTGCCCCATTTTTCTGGTACCGGAAGActgcaaccacatcttcttccgGTGCCCGGCGGCACAGTTCTTATGGAGTTGCTTCCGGGAGGTGGTTGGTGGCAGTTGGTGCCATGACAACCTCCCGGATTTGTTCGGGGAGGTCCTTAGACTCCCCTGCACTAGTCGCGCCCCCATTTGGGTGGCTTTGGGTACCCTTGCTTGGTCCCTTTGATGTACCCGTAATAAACTAGTCATCGAACGCGTGATTCCGTCTCGTGTGACTGATGTGATCTATAAAATGTGTGGCTTCTTACAGCTCTGGAGACCGCTTAGCAAGCGGCGCGACCGAGACGTCATCGACTACATTAGGTCATCGACAACATCATGGCGGGTCTTCGTTCCTCGGCGGCGGCTTttgctcctccacctccaccaccaccaccgcctcccGAGCCGGATTAGCGGTTCTTTTTAGCTTTCTTTGGGGCTTGTTTTGCTGTGCCCCCAGCATGACTCTATGACTTGATTGTACTTTGTACTACTATGTTGGATGCTCGGTTCTTTGCTTTATAattaaagcggggggaaaccctttttcgtaaagACGATTTCTGAAACACAAGCATGAAACGGAAGGTTACTTCTTACCAGAAGGAGTAGATGAGAACTTTTCCATGTTGATGACAAGCATATTGGGCTGGAAAAAGAAAAGATGCATCAGCAGTTAAAATATCATAATTAAAGGTAAGATCTGTATTTCTGAATGGGGCAGAGTGATCTAACCTCAACTAATGTCTGCCCAAATGCAGTATCCATCAACTTATCCTGGACAAAGAAATAGAGGAGACCAAGTGAGCACTAAGAAACATATTCAACAATGTCACCAAAAGGTCTAGAAAAAGGAAAAGTATGACATGTGGGGCAGTTACCAGCCATCCTGAAATTCCTGGAAACTCAGTGACATCAAGTCCGTGGCCAACGAGTGGTTTTACCGTCATTTGAAAATAAGGAGGCTCCACAAAGCATAGTCTTAGACGGCCAAGAAATGGccaactccgaacaaacttcacaCCAAGTAAAACCTGCAGTGAACATATTTTTGTACTGAGAACAAGGTAAGGATAAGGGGAACAAACTGACTGGTGTCTCTAATGAATGATAATTTACTGAAATTCAGATTGAAAccttttcttctcttctctttACTCCAGAAGGATTTTGCATATCTTTTACAACTACATCAGTACACTTTTAACAGTTGAGGATCTCttcttttttttcccttttttaAGAAGATACATGTAGGCCACTGCTGGCTCCAAAGTTGTCGTTGGCTTCATTAGGATTATATCAGTACTAGCAATCTACCTACAGATGCAAGAATAATATTTGTTTCCATTCACTCTACAGGGCAGCCACTGAGCAAACTAGCCTCCACCATGGTGAGAAATGGTCATTC
Coding sequences within:
- the LOC123077984 gene encoding LOB domain-containing protein 7 isoform X1, with product MTGGVNGNGGGGGGGGGACAVCKHQRRKCEPNCELAAYFPANRMNDFRALHLVFGVANLTKLIKANATEAARRRAAETLTWEARWRERDPSEGCYREVSCLRRENAVLRAENAALRRRADQCACCVTTLQQQQQQILLVSAYNNGARPPGGVLHGASAGVVPGGFYSGNAGAVRAANGNGAMPARPHVSAPAPQTTMVGCAQGDRHHAASGGANGAGAPRPGAAGQAEPREKSSARCDAQRTAS
- the LOC123077982 gene encoding OPA3-like protein yields the protein MAALPVMKLGTLLLRTLSKPIANRLKSQAAVHPKFRDFIISIAQTNHRITTRIQRRIYGHATNVAIRPLDEEKAVQVATDLIGEGFIFSVAVAALIFEVQRSARSEARKEEARKQELEELRQKEEILAKDLEDLKLKLAELERLAKGRGLSGILNFKGVNAADSSKEATPA
- the LOC123077983 gene encoding C2 domain-containing protein At1g53590, which translates into the protein MDAGDLSIVHHIGLVLLALWAAASFGCCHSVVFLIAFLYLYMVNARCAMRLRKRIQHAEMKSAYQQRLLSDGESVRWLNHAVKKMWPICMEKIVSQLLRPIIPWFLDKFKPWIVSKASVQELYMGRDSPIFTSMRVLPETSDDDHLVLELGMNFLSAEDMSVVLAMQLHKSVGLGMTANMHLTRMHVEGKVLLGVKFVRSWPFLGRLRLCFVEPPYFQMTVKPLVGHGLDVTEFPGISGWLDKLMDTAFGQTLVEPNMLVINMEKFSSTPSENNWFNIEERPPVAYVKLEILEGLDMKPADINGLSDPYVRGRIGLFKFQTQIQRKTLSPKWFEEFKIPITSWEASNELVMEVRDKDHMFDDSLGECTVDVNELRGGQRHDKWISLKNVKKGRIHLAITIEDVSEETEATTSLEESPAKTDAKLPLPTSADSKSDAAKLLEERKVILDEVEHIDFDGQEQPGGVYVHRPGTGVPQTWESRKGRARNPDTEILQEVDISKEAPPTPTPKSGRGGMFNMGSFFRRNSKKGSSRDLIDPSIPTSPGPQSAPELDPNLPRTPRQGSPDLDPKLPRTPRPNLKELGEKRTSIKIVVSDDASKGGDAGSLTEDMVKVVEKNAGEPGRSLTSTLSRKISMKRRDDKTPDVPEQADAYGRELVVNEGPVTIEGKPMDVHPTTEDGNVQDVAVEAENTTRAS
- the LOC123077984 gene encoding LOB domain-containing protein 7 isoform X2; this translates as MTGGVNGNGGGGGGGGGACAVCKHQRRKCEPNCELAAYFPANRMNDFRALHLVFGVANLTKLIKANATEAARRRAAETLTWEARWRERDPSEGCYREVSCLRRENAVLRAENAALRRRADQCACCVTTLQQQQQQILLVSAYNNGARPPGGVLHGASAGVVPGGFYAGAPRPGAAGQAEPREKSSARCDAQRTAS
- the LOC123077985 gene encoding D-aminoacyl-tRNA deacylase codes for the protein MGIFTGPSTLAEASAAHSAHPPTTVADCRLRRLAHSQEARSLAAAEARRKGMRAVVQRVLSASVEVEGQVVSAIGPGLLVLVGVHEADTSSDADYICRKVLNMRLFTNEKTGKAWDQSVMQRNFEVLLVSQFTLYGILKGNKPDFHVAMPPAKAKPFYASLVEKFQKSYKTDSVKDGIFGAMMKVSLVNDGPVTMQVDSPSLQGSGQSSNGDAGLVREGEAAVPDETR